A genomic region of Vitis vinifera cultivar Pinot Noir 40024 chromosome 7, ASM3070453v1 contains the following coding sequences:
- the LOC100267920 gene encoding MACPF domain-containing protein At4g24290: protein MSKKASPAVAAAEAAVEAIGLGYDAAVDLRLKYCKRSRGDSRLIVIDDDKCRDLALPGGFLIRNIPKSINCDKGERIRFSSDVLSFQQMSEQFNQELSLSGKIPSGHFNAAFDFSSCWKKDAANTKALAFDGVSITTYNIALEKSQIVLRNHVKQAVPSTWDPAALTRFIEKFGTHVIVGVKMGGKDTVYVKQLYSSTLQPTEVQKQLKDIADKRFSDAPGSYGKVSREKFEIKEHGMPFMDTSTSSAYSNKESQDITFISKRRGGSSKTNLPHSAWIPTVSFEPDVISMSLVPITSLLSGIDGSGFLTHAINLYLRYKPPIEELHQFLEFQLPKQWAPVFGDLAVGPETKQQSNSSLRFSLMGPKLYVNTTPVDVGKRPVTGLRLYLEGKRSNCLAIHLQHLSSQPKTFELQEEVTSNASRLSSDRRYHEKVQWKSFSHVCTAPVESQHETAIVTGAHFEVGDSGLKNVLFLRLHFAKVIGATVVRQAQWDGSPSLSQKSGIISTLISTRFTTGQKPPPQPADVHINSALYPGGPPVPTQAPKLQRFVDTTEMIRGPQDPPGYWAVSGAKLSVDNGKISLRVKYSLLAVISPDEDVPMEF from the exons ATGTCGAAGAAGGCCTCCCCTGCGGTGGCGGCGGCGGAGGCCGCGGTGGAGGCCATAGGCCTGGGGTACGACGCGGCCGTGGATTTGAGGTTGAAGTATTGCAAGAGGAGCAGGGGTGATTCCAGGTTGATTGTGATTGATGATGATAAGTGCAGAGACTTGGCCCTCCCCGGTGGGTTTTTGATTCGGAATATCCCCAAATCCATCAACTGCGATAAAGGCGAGCGGATCAGGTTCAGCTCCGACGTTCTCTCGTTTCAACAG aTGTCAGAGCAATTTAACCAGGAGCTATCCCTTTCTGGGAAAATTCCCTCTGGCCATTTCAATGCTGCATTTGATTTTAGCAGTTGTTGGAAGAAAGATGCTGCCAACACAAAAGCACTTGCTTTTGATGGAGTATCCATAACAACTTACAACATTGCATTAGAAAAATCCCAGATAGTACTGCGTAATCATGTTAAACAAGCCGTCCCATCAACATGGGATCCTGCTGCATTGACAAG GTTTATTGAGAAGTTTGGTACGCATGTTATTGTTGGTGTGAAGATGGGAGGAAAGGATACAGTGTATGTGAAGCAGCTGTATTCATCAACTCTTCAGCCCACTGAAGTacagaaacaattaaaagatatagCAGACAAGAGGTTTTCAGATGCACCCGGATCTTATGGAAAAGTCTCAAGGGAAAAG TTTGAGATCAAAGAGCATGGGATGCCCTTCATGGACACAAGTACATCTAGTGCTTATTCAAACAAGGAG TCACAGGATATTACATTCATTTCCAAGAGGAGAGGGGGGAGCAGTAAAACAAATCTTCCTCATAGTGCATGGATTCCCACTGTCTCATTTGAACCTGATGTGATCTCAATGTCCTTAGTCCCGATCACATCATTACTAAGTGGAATTGATGGGAGTGGATTCTTGACACATGCCATTAATCTCTATCTACGTT ATAAGCCACCAATTGAAGAACTTCATCAGTTTTTAGAGTTTCAACTTCCAAAGCAATGGGCACCGGTATTTGGTGACCTTGCAGTTGGTCCTGAAACCAAACAGCAGAGTAACTCATCCTTACGGTTCAGCTTAATGGGCCCCAAGCTTTATGTTAACACAACTCCG GTTGATGTGGGCAAGAGGCCAGTTACTGGTCTGAGACTGTATTTAGAAGGCAAAAGAAGCAACTGCCTTGCAATCCACTTGCAGCACCTTTCATCACAGCCAAAGAcctttgagctccaggaagaaGTAACCAGCAACGCCTCTCGTCTCTCCTCTGATCGCAGATATCATGAGAAGGTTCAGTGGAAGAGCTTCTCTCATGTTTGCACAGCCCCTGTTGAGTCCCAGCATGAGACCGCCATTGTCACTGGGGCTCACTTTGAAGTCGGGGACTCTGGCCTGAAGAATGTCCTCTTCTTACGCCTCCATTTTGCTAAAGTCATTGGTGCCACCGTGGTGAGGCAAGCCCAGTGGGATGGGTCCCCAAGCCTCTCACAGAAATCTGGAATAATCTCAACCTTGATAAGCACTCGCTTCACAACTGGCCAGAAACCACCTCCACAGCCAGCTGACGTTCACATCAACTCTGCCTTGTACCCTGGTGGCCCACCAGTCCCCACGCAGGCCCCTAAACTTCAGAGGTTTGTGGACACAACAGAGATGATAAGAGGACCACAGGACCCACCTGGGTACTGGGCTGTTTCTGGAGCTAAACTCTCTGTTGACAATGGTAAGATATCTCTTCGAGTCAAGTACTCCCTGTTGGCAGTGATTTCACCTGATGAAGATGTTCCAATGGAGTTTTAG